In Desulfofundulus kuznetsovii DSM 6115, the following are encoded in one genomic region:
- a CDS encoding FAD-dependent oxidoreductase, whose translation MLEPLPPCSANCPVNTDVPGYLAAIARGDYQRAARLIRANNTFASVCGWVCPHPCEDHCRRGQVDAPLSVRALKRFALEKAGGESIFPDKPTAQSLPYRVAIVGAGPAGLTAAWDLARAGYTVTVFERQPEAGGHLYASLPTYRLPRRVVREDVGRIAAAGVEIRTGVEIGKDVSLNDLQKEYDAVILAVGLSKSRGLNLPGFDHPGVLLALPFLQGANLGRPANVKKRVIVIGGGDVAMDVARTALRLGAREVRVVCLETCDIMPAHPWEVKEAQEEGVELCAGWGPVRAVVEDGLIQGLEVKGVLSVFDDRGCFNPTFDESRLSFVPGEMIIQAIGQVADLSCLAGTPVAVNERGQLVVNRDTLETSVPGVFACGEVACGPGPAIAAVASGHRVAAAVRAYLEGASLPAGKAAVIGDLPEGVRTRLPSFARQEVPVLPAGQRRYSFVVQELEFPPVQALREAERCLRCGLGAEVLKERCAACLTCQRVCPYGVPVVEGRANIPVEGCQGCGICAAACPAEAIVLKGLPEQEVHALLEGEKGLVGGVSPATDPPVAVFVCQRAYFQGLAPEAISSTPGLGQVRLVSLPTAGSLDPLWLLKALEAGALGVAVITCGENNCRHAGGAARVKEQLKRFQKLLGELGYEPSRLQWHCLGAGGDPLAWLSEFARGLVQANKS comes from the coding sequence GTGCTTGAACCATTGCCGCCTTGCAGCGCCAATTGTCCGGTTAACACCGATGTGCCCGGTTACCTGGCTGCCATAGCCCGGGGGGATTATCAAAGGGCTGCCAGGCTGATCCGGGCCAACAATACCTTTGCCTCGGTATGCGGGTGGGTTTGCCCCCATCCCTGCGAAGACCATTGCCGGCGGGGACAGGTAGATGCCCCGTTATCGGTACGGGCGTTGAAGAGGTTTGCCCTGGAAAAGGCCGGGGGAGAAAGCATTTTCCCCGATAAGCCGACTGCGCAGTCCCTTCCTTACCGGGTGGCCATAGTGGGGGCCGGTCCGGCGGGACTGACCGCAGCCTGGGACCTGGCCAGGGCCGGGTATACCGTGACGGTATTTGAGCGCCAGCCCGAGGCCGGGGGACATTTATATGCTTCCCTGCCCACCTATCGCCTGCCCCGCCGGGTGGTGAGGGAGGATGTGGGCCGCATCGCCGCTGCCGGCGTGGAGATACGTACCGGGGTGGAGATTGGCAAAGATGTTTCATTAAACGACCTGCAAAAGGAATATGATGCGGTAATCCTGGCCGTGGGCCTTTCTAAAAGCCGGGGCTTAAACCTGCCGGGGTTTGATCATCCCGGTGTCCTGCTGGCCCTGCCCTTCCTGCAGGGGGCCAACCTGGGCCGTCCGGCGAACGTTAAAAAAAGGGTGATTGTCATTGGTGGCGGCGATGTGGCCATGGACGTGGCCCGGACCGCCCTGCGCCTGGGTGCCCGGGAGGTACGGGTAGTTTGCCTGGAGACCTGCGACATTATGCCCGCCCACCCGTGGGAGGTAAAGGAAGCCCAGGAGGAGGGGGTAGAACTGTGCGCCGGATGGGGACCCGTCCGGGCGGTGGTGGAGGATGGGCTTATTCAGGGTTTGGAAGTTAAAGGGGTGTTGTCGGTCTTTGATGACCGGGGTTGCTTTAACCCCACCTTTGACGAAAGCAGGCTTTCATTTGTTCCCGGCGAAATGATCATTCAGGCTATCGGGCAGGTTGCCGATCTTTCGTGCCTGGCGGGCACCCCGGTAGCGGTAAACGAACGGGGCCAGCTGGTGGTGAACCGGGATACGTTGGAAACCAGCGTGCCCGGGGTCTTTGCCTGCGGGGAGGTGGCCTGTGGTCCCGGTCCGGCCATTGCCGCCGTGGCCAGCGGCCACCGGGTTGCTGCTGCCGTGCGGGCCTATCTGGAAGGAGCATCTCTTCCGGCCGGTAAGGCAGCAGTGATCGGTGATTTGCCGGAAGGGGTACGCACCCGTTTGCCGTCTTTTGCCAGGCAGGAAGTACCCGTACTTCCTGCCGGTCAGCGCCGGTATTCCTTTGTGGTACAGGAATTGGAGTTTCCCCCGGTGCAGGCTCTGCGGGAAGCGGAGCGCTGCCTGCGCTGTGGTTTGGGGGCGGAAGTGCTTAAGGAACGTTGCGCTGCCTGCCTTACCTGCCAGCGGGTTTGTCCCTACGGGGTGCCGGTGGTGGAAGGAAGAGCGAACATACCGGTGGAGGGTTGCCAGGGGTGTGGTATCTGTGCGGCGGCCTGTCCGGCGGAGGCTATTGTGCTTAAGGGGTTGCCGGAGCAAGAAGTGCATGCCCTTTTGGAAGGGGAAAAGGGGCTGGTCGGCGGGGTAAGTCCCGCGACCGATCCACCGGTGGCCGTCTTTGTTTGCCAGCGGGCCTATTTCCAGGGACTGGCCCCGGAAGCTATCTCTTCCACCCCGGGGTTGGGGCAGGTCCGTCTGGTTTCCCTGCCCACGGCCGGCTCGCTTGACCCGCTGTGGTTGCTTAAAGCGCTGGAAGCGGGGGCTTTGGGCGTAGCAGTGATCACCTGTGGAGAAAACAATTGCCGCCATGCCGGTGGGGCTGCCCGGGTCAAGGAGCAATTAAAGCGCTTCCAAAAGTTGCTTGGGGAATTGGGATACGAACCGTCCCGTTTACAATGGCACTGTCTGGGTGCCGGTGGGGATCCCCTGGCCTGGCTCAGTGAATTTGCCCGGGGCCTTGTACAGGCAAATAAATCCTGA
- a CDS encoding sulfite exporter TauE/SafE family protein: MSPAVFFLTGFAGGFLYRAGGPAYQLFTVPLLIITGLPLPAAVGSGILLNAASKLKLIYCPEITRHAHKRVGMTVAILSLPFMLTGKQLLLWLSILPEGMAVLVFTYSTVLVITALIAAGRYRHYYQFGFEDENPLPPGGLLWRYPLAVPGLAFPKHITVGRVSLVGGSIGLCAGLFGLNTRALLEPLLMYVTGLSRRQARATASFTLYPVGAFAVIIFLPDLFTFSAAGITLISLCTGYLAGYLHAWHLRRDILQNPEESIFLAWWGFSSALVLLGSRAAGLASFYTTALMFGPALVTMLGFTLITFYQVRGSDTLTRSNVQQNFKSL, translated from the coding sequence ATGAGCCCGGCCGTTTTCTTCCTGACCGGCTTTGCCGGAGGATTTTTATATCGCGCCGGTGGTCCGGCCTACCAGTTGTTTACCGTCCCCCTGCTGATCATTACCGGCCTGCCCCTACCCGCAGCTGTAGGCAGCGGCATTCTCCTCAATGCAGCCAGCAAACTAAAGTTGATATACTGCCCTGAAATCACGCGGCACGCTCATAAACGGGTGGGCATGACCGTGGCCATTCTATCCCTGCCCTTTATGTTAACCGGAAAGCAACTCCTCCTCTGGCTCAGCATCCTGCCGGAAGGCATGGCGGTCCTCGTTTTTACCTACAGCACCGTTCTGGTCATCACCGCCCTCATCGCTGCCGGCCGTTATCGCCACTACTACCAGTTCGGCTTTGAGGACGAAAACCCGCTACCCCCGGGCGGCCTGCTCTGGAGATACCCCCTTGCGGTACCGGGGCTCGCATTCCCCAAACATATCACGGTAGGCCGGGTAAGTCTAGTCGGTGGGTCCATCGGCCTTTGTGCGGGTCTGTTTGGATTAAATACCCGTGCCCTGCTGGAACCGCTTTTGATGTACGTGACCGGCTTATCCCGCCGGCAGGCCCGGGCCACCGCATCTTTTACCCTGTATCCGGTTGGTGCCTTCGCCGTGATTATCTTCCTTCCCGACCTGTTCACTTTTTCCGCGGCGGGGATTACTCTCATAAGCCTCTGTACCGGCTATCTGGCCGGCTACCTCCACGCATGGCATCTTCGCCGGGACATACTACAAAACCCGGAGGAGAGCATTTTCCTTGCCTGGTGGGGTTTTAGCTCCGCCTTAGTGCTGCTGGGCAGTCGGGCGGCCGGCCTGGCCTCCTTTTATACCACCGCGCTTATGTTTGGGCCGGCCCTGGTCACCATGCTCGGCTTCACCTTAATCACCTTCTACCAGGTACGCGGGAGCGATACCTTAACCCGCAGTAATGTACAACAGAACTTTAAAAGTCTTTAA
- a CDS encoding sulfite exporter TauE/SafE family protein, which translates to MLDWLATFTGGGLAAKATAAVTTTGAAVSTAAGTPGMPWWVWPLLLFITTFVLGIVAVLGGVGGGVLFVPIVGSFFPFNLDFVRGAGLLVALAGALAAGPGLLKLNLANLRLALPVALIASTFSMVGAFIGLALPNNVVQTALGITIVLIAFLFVVSKNTEFPQVGGSDKLARFLKIGGTYYERSSGKTVDWSVWRTPQGFLLFIAIGIMAGMFGLGAGWANVPVLNLLMGAPLKVAVGTSKFLLSITDTSAAWVYLNQGAVLPVIAVPSIVGIMLGSFVGVRLLATAKPKAVKYLVIVLLLAAGLRSLLKGLGIWN; encoded by the coding sequence ATGCTTGATTGGTTAGCTACCTTTACAGGGGGAGGACTGGCGGCCAAGGCAACCGCAGCCGTGACCACCACTGGGGCGGCGGTAAGCACGGCTGCCGGGACCCCGGGTATGCCCTGGTGGGTGTGGCCGCTGCTCCTGTTTATTACCACTTTCGTGCTGGGTATTGTGGCTGTGCTTGGGGGTGTAGGAGGCGGTGTTTTGTTTGTTCCCATCGTGGGCAGCTTTTTTCCCTTTAATCTGGACTTTGTCCGCGGGGCGGGGTTGCTGGTGGCCCTGGCCGGGGCTCTGGCGGCAGGACCGGGCCTTTTAAAACTTAACCTGGCCAATCTGCGACTTGCCTTGCCGGTGGCTTTAATAGCATCCACTTTCAGCATGGTGGGAGCTTTTATCGGCCTGGCTCTGCCCAACAACGTGGTGCAGACCGCTCTGGGTATTACCATCGTGCTCATTGCCTTTTTGTTCGTAGTTTCAAAAAATACGGAGTTTCCCCAGGTGGGAGGAAGCGATAAGCTGGCCCGGTTTTTAAAAATAGGTGGTACCTATTACGAACGTTCTTCCGGGAAAACCGTAGACTGGTCGGTATGGCGAACGCCACAGGGTTTCCTTTTATTTATCGCCATTGGTATTATGGCCGGTATGTTCGGCCTGGGTGCCGGGTGGGCGAATGTTCCGGTGCTGAACCTGCTCATGGGTGCGCCCCTTAAGGTAGCAGTGGGCACCAGCAAGTTCCTCCTCTCCATTACCGATACCTCGGCGGCCTGGGTTTACCTGAACCAGGGGGCGGTGTTGCCCGTTATCGCCGTGCCTTCCATCGTGGGCATCATGTTAGGTTCCTTCGTTGGGGTGCGGCTGCTGGCCACGGCCAAGCCTAAAGCTGTGAAATACCTGGTGATCGTTTTACTCCTGGCTGCCGGCCTGCGTTCACTGCTCAAAGGTTTGGGGATCTGGAACTAG
- a CDS encoding ATP-binding protein: MIKVSWRSLRFQIMAITVVLLLIPVLLLLYDLIFATKSEEAMISSLEERLGSLLHKQVVPGLEQALQKRLQEERFIDLDPENQASYLQASFEEVTRPLVPNYPGVRFGLYLPDHKQIFVQGFLHEYRQLSPQESRERERRILNEADSGLMAVVASQRPLARLTTSLNDETFEYLTPVIIDGKLVAVAWVDERLHPIFAQSRYFRLISRYVTLFVFFACTGGVLFLVHNLVRSVNQIKEGLGHLEKDLNHLLPDLPGEAGQIARAINRMARSIAEKEKLEEQLHRSERLAALGRLVTGIAHELRNPISVVKTIIQVMEQDLKGIPDIKQYTDIIKEQIDRQNRIIQELLDFGRPAKNFVHPASVNSLLDKVLTFTTPLLREHQVQLNVEKDPHIPLIEVDGERIKQVFVNLILNAVQVMPEGGRLTIKTYAGNNRVCIQFSDTGPGIASEDISRIFDPFYTTRKDGTGLGLSISHQIVASHGGNIDVTSSEKGATFTVCLPIMDPTGGQANHGTNNSNH, encoded by the coding sequence ATGATTAAGGTCAGCTGGCGCAGCCTGCGCTTTCAAATTATGGCCATCACCGTGGTGCTACTGCTGATTCCGGTTTTATTGCTTCTTTACGACCTTATTTTTGCCACCAAAAGTGAAGAGGCCATGATTTCCTCCCTGGAGGAACGTCTCGGCTCTCTGTTGCACAAGCAGGTTGTCCCCGGTCTGGAACAAGCGCTGCAAAAAAGACTGCAGGAAGAAAGGTTTATTGACCTGGATCCCGAAAACCAGGCCAGTTACCTGCAGGCCAGTTTTGAGGAGGTCACCCGCCCCCTGGTGCCCAACTATCCCGGTGTCAGGTTTGGCCTTTACTTGCCTGATCATAAACAAATTTTTGTCCAGGGTTTTCTGCACGAGTACCGCCAGCTTTCCCCCCAGGAAAGCCGGGAAAGGGAAAGACGCATTTTGAATGAGGCTGATTCGGGTTTGATGGCGGTAGTGGCCAGCCAGCGCCCCCTGGCCCGCCTGACTACCAGTTTGAATGATGAAACTTTTGAATACCTGACACCCGTCATTATCGACGGCAAGCTGGTGGCGGTAGCGTGGGTAGATGAACGCCTGCATCCCATCTTTGCCCAGAGCCGCTACTTCCGGCTTATCTCCCGCTACGTGACCCTGTTTGTTTTCTTTGCCTGTACCGGAGGGGTTCTCTTTCTGGTCCATAATCTGGTAAGATCTGTAAACCAAATCAAGGAAGGGCTGGGCCACCTGGAGAAGGATTTGAATCACCTGCTTCCGGACCTTCCCGGGGAAGCCGGTCAAATTGCCCGGGCCATCAACCGGATGGCCCGCTCCATCGCTGAAAAAGAAAAGCTGGAGGAGCAACTGCACCGGTCCGAACGCCTGGCCGCCCTCGGTCGCCTGGTCACCGGCATCGCCCATGAATTGCGCAACCCCATTTCCGTTGTTAAAACCATCATCCAGGTAATGGAACAAGATTTAAAGGGCATACCTGATATTAAGCAATATACCGATATCATAAAAGAACAAATCGACCGGCAGAACAGGATTATCCAGGAGTTGCTGGATTTCGGCCGGCCAGCTAAAAATTTCGTCCATCCCGCGTCGGTAAATTCCCTGCTCGATAAAGTGCTTACCTTTACCACCCCTCTGCTGAGGGAGCATCAAGTACAGCTAAATGTAGAAAAAGACCCGCACATTCCGCTTATAGAAGTGGACGGAGAACGCATTAAACAGGTATTTGTCAATTTAATCCTGAACGCCGTCCAGGTCATGCCCGAGGGAGGCAGGCTAACCATCAAAACCTATGCCGGTAACAACCGCGTGTGCATCCAGTTCAGTGATACCGGACCGGGAATTGCCAGCGAGGACATCTCACGGATTTTCGATCCTTTTTACACCACCCGGAAAGATGGAACCGGACTGGGGCTGTCCATCAGCCACCAGATTGTCGCCAGCCATGGCGGAAACATTGATGTGACATCAAGTGAAAAAGGGGCCACCTTTACCGTATGCCTACCCATAATGGATCCGACAGGAGGGCAAGCCAACCATGGTACCAACAATTCTAATCATTGA
- a CDS encoding sigma-54-dependent transcriptional regulator, with the protein MVPTILIIDDEQHLCWALERAMQQEGYHVLSTTSPLKGLELIREEQPSLVILDLKMPEMDGMDVLRKAREMQPKIPVVILTAHGTIETAIEAMKIGAADYITKPFDLDELKMVIKQNLVITQLATEVSFLRSELTKRYSKLVGKSPAIQEVVKLIERVAASDATVLITGESGTGKEVAAVAIHQNSPRRDGPFIAINCAALPEHLLESELFGHEKGAFTGATARKLGRFELADRGTIFLDEITEMSLSMQAKLLRVVQEMSFERVGGTETIHVDVRVIAATNRNLTEAIEKGIFREDLYYRLNVFQIHLPPLRERKEDIPLLANHFLEKFRPKYLVNKISPAAMELLCSYHWPGNIRELQNVIERAAIICQGNEILPEHLPKELLHTPQNEKELVINFPDEGISLEQVEKELIIKALQKSGGNQTRAAQLLGITRSALLYRAQKYGIITS; encoded by the coding sequence ATGGTACCAACAATTCTAATCATTGATGACGAACAGCATCTTTGCTGGGCACTGGAACGGGCCATGCAACAGGAAGGCTACCATGTGTTATCCACCACCTCCCCGTTAAAAGGACTGGAACTAATCCGCGAGGAACAACCTTCCCTGGTAATTCTGGACCTAAAAATGCCCGAGATGGACGGAATGGATGTACTCCGCAAGGCCAGGGAAATGCAGCCCAAAATCCCCGTGGTTATTCTCACCGCCCACGGCACCATCGAGACGGCCATTGAGGCCATGAAAATAGGGGCGGCCGATTACATCACCAAGCCTTTCGACCTGGACGAATTGAAAATGGTCATCAAACAAAACCTGGTGATCACCCAGCTGGCCACCGAGGTTAGCTTTCTGCGCTCCGAGTTAACCAAAAGGTACAGCAAATTGGTGGGAAAAAGCCCGGCCATTCAGGAAGTGGTTAAATTGATCGAGCGGGTGGCCGCGAGCGATGCTACCGTCTTAATTACCGGGGAAAGCGGTACCGGCAAAGAGGTAGCCGCGGTAGCCATCCACCAAAACAGCCCCCGCCGGGACGGGCCCTTTATTGCCATTAACTGCGCAGCGCTGCCCGAACATTTACTGGAAAGCGAACTTTTTGGTCATGAAAAGGGGGCTTTTACCGGGGCCACTGCCCGTAAACTTGGTCGTTTTGAACTGGCCGACCGGGGCACCATTTTCCTGGATGAAATCACCGAAATGTCCCTTTCCATGCAGGCCAAGCTCCTGCGGGTGGTCCAGGAAATGTCTTTCGAGCGGGTGGGAGGCACGGAAACAATCCATGTTGATGTGCGGGTTATTGCGGCTACAAACCGCAACCTGACCGAAGCCATAGAAAAAGGGATCTTCCGGGAGGATCTCTATTACCGCCTGAATGTGTTCCAGATCCACCTGCCGCCATTGCGGGAAAGAAAGGAGGACATCCCCCTTTTGGCCAACCATTTCCTGGAAAAATTTCGCCCCAAGTACCTGGTGAATAAAATTTCCCCGGCGGCCATGGAGCTTTTGTGCAGTTACCACTGGCCGGGAAACATCCGGGAACTGCAGAACGTAATTGAGCGGGCGGCCATTATTTGCCAGGGCAATGAAATACTGCCCGAACACCTGCCCAAGGAACTGCTGCACACGCCCCAAAATGAAAAGGAACTGGTGATCAACTTCCCCGATGAAGGCATCTCCCTGGAACAGGTGGAAAAGGAGCTGATCATCAAGGCCCTTCAGAAAAGCGGGGGTAATCAAACCCGCGCCGCCCAGTTGCTGGGCATTACCCGCTCGGCCCTCTTATACCGGGCGCAAAAATACGGCATTATCACCAGTTAG
- a CDS encoding GNAT family N-acetyltransferase translates to MITASAKITEIKQLTTPQGMVFIEGPVSKEYLASLTMNERLRNFRSPARQKEALMIAAADPEGLVYIARYGHEIIGYVLFHRPSEYTRWSRHPRLLELGAIEVSRSWQRLGIAKELLKQAFKNEMLEDYVVITTEFYWHWDLEGSGLDAFGYQRMLTRLFGSAGFKRRGTDDPEILEHPANMLMVRFGKRISKTHVKAFEDLTYQNSLVD, encoded by the coding sequence ATGATAACTGCGAGTGCCAAAATAACCGAAATAAAACAATTAACCACACCCCAGGGCATGGTATTCATTGAGGGGCCTGTCAGCAAGGAGTACCTGGCCAGCCTTACTATGAACGAGAGGCTGCGCAATTTCCGCAGCCCCGCACGGCAGAAAGAGGCTTTAATGATTGCCGCGGCCGACCCGGAAGGACTGGTATATATTGCCCGGTACGGGCATGAAATCATAGGCTATGTGCTATTTCACAGACCCAGCGAATATACCCGGTGGAGCAGGCATCCCCGCCTGCTGGAACTGGGCGCCATTGAAGTCAGCCGGAGCTGGCAGAGGCTTGGAATAGCGAAAGAGTTGCTAAAACAGGCCTTTAAGAACGAGATGCTGGAGGATTACGTGGTCATCACCACCGAATTTTACTGGCACTGGGATCTGGAAGGAAGCGGGCTGGACGCCTTTGGCTACCAGCGCATGTTGACCCGGCTTTTCGGAAGTGCAGGTTTTAAAAGACGGGGAACGGATGATCCGGAAATTTTGGAACATCCGGCAAACATGTTGATGGTGCGCTTCGGCAAGAGGATAAGCAAAACGCATGTTAAGGCTTTTGAAGATCTCACCTATCAAAACTCGCTGGTTGATTAG
- a CDS encoding nucleotidyltransferase domain-containing protein, which translates to MPVPVDKRVKAIVLMYADALKNKDVPVKAVILFGSHAIGSHARGDSTPNTDIDVLVITERLDKKIRDTIKDEAHRISLKENVPVTALACDMQEFQSPSFQAEPLYREITRKGIIFHRETW; encoded by the coding sequence ATGCCTGTGCCCGTAGATAAACGTGTTAAAGCAATTGTTCTAATGTACGCAGACGCTCTCAAAAATAAAGATGTACCTGTTAAAGCGGTCATCCTGTTCGGCTCCCATGCCATTGGTTCTCATGCAAGAGGGGACAGCACCCCGAACACGGATATTGATGTTCTTGTAATTACGGAAAGGCTTGATAAAAAGATCCGCGATACAATTAAAGATGAAGCTCATCGAATCAGCCTGAAAGAGAATGTTCCGGTAACTGCCCTGGCGTGCGATATGCAAGAATTTCAGTCCCCCTCGTTCCAAGCTGAGCCCCTCTACCGCGAGATTACCCGGAAAGGAATAATTTTTCACAGGGAGACGTGGTAG
- a CDS encoding gamma carbonic anhydrase family protein — protein MGIYEFEGHKPQLGEDVFIAPGARIVGRVEIGRGSSVWFNTVIRGDVDEVTIGEETNIQDGCLLHEDPGYPLKIGNRVTVGHGAVLHGCTVEDGSLIGMGAIVLNGARVGKGAVVGAGALVVEGQEIPPGHLALGSPARVVRQLSAQETEKFQKLAVRYRQRAQQYRSAMFPPSL, from the coding sequence ATGGGCATTTATGAATTCGAAGGCCATAAGCCGCAGTTGGGGGAAGATGTTTTTATTGCCCCGGGAGCCAGGATCGTTGGCCGGGTGGAAATCGGCCGGGGTAGCAGCGTTTGGTTTAACACGGTGATCCGGGGGGATGTGGATGAGGTAACAATAGGTGAGGAGACAAACATTCAGGACGGGTGCCTGTTGCATGAAGATCCCGGCTACCCCTTGAAAATCGGAAACCGGGTTACGGTTGGCCACGGAGCCGTTCTCCACGGATGTACCGTTGAAGACGGCTCACTTATTGGCATGGGAGCCATCGTCCTCAACGGAGCCCGCGTCGGCAAAGGAGCCGTGGTGGGGGCCGGGGCCCTGGTGGTGGAGGGACAGGAAATCCCCCCCGGGCACCTGGCCCTGGGTTCCCCGGCCCGGGTGGTCCGGCAGCTTTCAGCACAGGAAACGGAAAAGTTCCAAAAACTGGCCGTCCGTTATCGACAGCGGGCACAGCAATACCGGTCTGCCATGTTTCCCCCTTCCCTTTAG
- a CDS encoding sensor histidine kinase, which produces MSLGQVLIIAIFTQYLAVAGIPIPLGWMFIVDMVVVGNTALSLVLMRKLMVQEEQANLIRQQAKHIQDLEEMIRNIRAQRHDFISHLQAVYGMLQMGKLESAREYLAEVTGDIRILTQTLKLKSPEVAALVQQKAALAASRNISFGLVIETDLSKVTVRPHNLNRILGNLLDNAMDAVAFLATRDRYIRLEINEDEENYIISVGNSGPGIREDLMEKIFEPGFSTKGENRGLGLAIVRGIVEQHGGQVRLTSPPTIFTVTLPKAGGE; this is translated from the coding sequence TTGAGTTTGGGCCAGGTCTTGATCATTGCAATTTTTACCCAATATCTGGCTGTAGCTGGCATTCCAATTCCCCTGGGCTGGATGTTTATTGTAGATATGGTGGTCGTAGGCAACACCGCTTTAAGTTTAGTCTTGATGCGCAAGCTCATGGTGCAGGAAGAACAGGCCAACCTGATCCGGCAACAGGCCAAACATATCCAGGACCTGGAGGAAATGATCCGCAACATCCGGGCCCAGCGCCACGACTTCATCAGCCACCTGCAGGCCGTGTACGGCATGCTGCAGATGGGCAAGCTGGAAAGCGCCCGGGAGTACCTGGCCGAGGTGACGGGGGACATCCGCATCCTCACCCAGACCCTGAAGCTGAAATCACCCGAGGTGGCAGCCCTGGTCCAGCAAAAGGCGGCCCTGGCAGCCAGCCGCAACATCAGCTTCGGCCTGGTCATTGAAACCGACCTGAGCAAGGTGACCGTACGCCCCCACAACCTGAACCGGATACTGGGCAACCTGCTGGACAACGCCATGGATGCGGTGGCGTTTTTGGCGACCAGGGACCGTTATATCAGGCTGGAAATAAACGAGGACGAGGAGAACTACATCATCTCGGTGGGCAATTCCGGCCCCGGCATCAGGGAGGACCTGATGGAAAAGATCTTTGAACCGGGATTCTCCACCAAGGGGGAAAACCGGGGCCTGGGGCTGGCCATTGTACGGGGGATAGTGGAACAGCACGGTGGGCAGGTGCGGCTAACCTCCCCGCCCACCATCTTTACGGTAACCCTACCCAAGGCAGGTGGAGAGTGA
- a CDS encoding accessory gene regulator ArgB-like protein — protein sequence MIHNLAQRIASWLGKELQQEERAAVMAYGLELLLGAGVKVVCFVTIPLLLGIFPQVMAVLLASVVFRLAAGGAHCTAYYRCLIGSLTTFTGLGFLARWLSETDIPAQGMALAAALFAVIVALFRAPADTPAKPITREGHRRALKIISLMVPLCYIAVTWFVPLRGDLVAASALGLAFQSFTVTPAGYRFIEWLDVFLGRLHSILIPGKGGVKNAV from the coding sequence ATGATCCACAACCTGGCCCAGAGAATCGCCTCCTGGCTGGGCAAAGAACTGCAGCAGGAGGAGCGGGCGGCGGTGATGGCCTACGGCCTGGAACTCCTCCTGGGCGCAGGGGTGAAAGTGGTATGCTTTGTAACGATACCGCTGCTTTTGGGCATTTTCCCCCAGGTGATGGCGGTCCTGCTGGCCAGTGTGGTTTTCCGCCTGGCGGCCGGGGGGGCCCACTGCACCGCCTATTACCGCTGCCTGATTGGCTCCCTAACCACCTTCACAGGCCTGGGCTTTCTGGCCCGCTGGCTCTCGGAAACGGACATTCCCGCCCAGGGTATGGCTCTGGCCGCGGCCCTTTTCGCCGTTATAGTGGCCCTGTTCCGGGCGCCGGCGGACACCCCGGCCAAGCCAATCACCCGGGAGGGCCACCGCCGGGCGCTGAAAATAATTTCTCTGATGGTGCCCCTCTGCTACATAGCAGTTACCTGGTTCGTTCCCCTGCGGGGGGACCTGGTGGCCGCCAGCGCCCTGGGCCTGGCCTTTCAATCCTTTACCGTAACTCCGGCCGGCTACCGCTTTATAGAATGGCTGGACGTTTTCCTGGGCCGGCTGCACTCTATACTCATCCCCGGCAAAGGAGGTGTAAAGAATGCGGTTTAA
- a CDS encoding cyclic lactone autoinducer peptide, which translates to MRFKHWFLGLVATVAMVVAATGIYPASWGLWYQPEVPEELRK; encoded by the coding sequence ATGCGGTTTAAGCACTGGTTTTTAGGGCTTGTCGCCACCGTGGCTATGGTGGTGGCCGCCACGGGCATTTATCCGGCCAGCTGGGGCTTATGGTACCAGCCGGAGGTGCCCGAAGAACTGCGTAAGTAA